One window of Quercus robur chromosome 12, dhQueRobu3.1, whole genome shotgun sequence genomic DNA carries:
- the LOC126709377 gene encoding transcription factor WER-like: protein MGRNPRCTKDGLNKGAWTALEDKILIDHVKTHGEGKWSNLAKETGLKRCGKSCRLRWMNYLRPDIKRGNISQDEEELIMRLHKLLGNRWSLIAGRLPGRTDNEIKNYWNSYLAKKTQDQIPSPKSRTDQKKPTIIVHHESDALLEGKGVLVSAQPHVDDDQIHETKVPIFLTPTVETNMVKNKSSISESNAGSPSTSKEENVSDFILDLSPDDFCKMLDSDFAQLSDVDINDLHNIAIEDNKGSLLVLSEETENNGRESGQPNNSNMVSDFQSLFLDSDDGWLGDDLDIAFSD, encoded by the exons ATGGGTAGAAACCCTAGGTGTACAAAAGATGGATTAAACAAAGGAGCATGGACTGCTCTTGAAGATAAAATCCTCATTGATCATGTCAAGACCCATGGTGAAGGAAAATGGAGTAACCTTGCCAAAGAAACAG GACTTAAGAGGTGTGGCAAGAGCTGTAGGCTACGGTGGATGAATTATCTAAGACCTGACATAAAAAGAGGGAACATCTCACAAGATGAAGAGGAATTGATCATGAGACTACACAAGCTTTTAGGCAATAG ATGGTCTTTGATAGCAGGGAGACTTCCTGGACGTACTGATAATGAAATCAAGAATTATTGGAATTCCTATTTAGCCAAGAAGACACAAGATCAGATTCCATCACCAAAGTCTAGAACAGATCAGAAAAAGCCAACCATTATAGTTCACCATGAGTCTGATGCATTATTAGAAGGCAAAGGGGTCCTTGTTTCTGCACAACCACATGTGGATGATGACCAAATTCATGAGACGAAAGTACCAATATTTTTGACACCAACCGTGGAGACCAACATGGTTAAGAACAAGTCCTCGATATCAGAATCGAATGCTGGGTCACCATCAACTTCAAAGGAAGAGAACGTGTCTGACTTCATTTTGGACTTAAGTCCTGACGACTTTTGCAAAATGCTTGATTCTGATTTTGCACAGCTCAGTGACGTTGATATAAACGACCTGCATAATATTGCAATTGAAGATAACAAAGGTTCTCTTCTAGTACTGTCCGAAGAGACAGAAAATAATGGGAGGGAAAGTGGTCAACCTAATAATTCTAATATGGTTTCAGATTTCCAATCATTGTTTCTTGACTCAGATGATGGATGGTTAGGAGATGATTTAGACATTGCATTTTCAGACtaa